In Tepidimicrobium xylanilyticum, one DNA window encodes the following:
- the purF gene encoding amidophosphoribosyltransferase yields the protein MKDLCGIIGIYSKEKRDVPKIIYYGLYALQHRGQVSAGMAVNNNGYIDYHKGLGLAYEVLDKDVLNRLRGDIGIGHVRTGSSVKTTTANAEPLVVGYKQGALALAYDGSLVNYRELREKMEDDGIIFQSSIDTEVIANLIARYHKEDIEQAIIKAVKDIKGSYALVLMTNDRLIGVRDPYGLKPLCIGKLGKDYILSSETCALDTIGAQFVRDVNPGEMVVIIDRDIKSIKTKEADNKNICLFEIIYLARPDSKLDGKSIYRLRREAGRNLAREHPVEGDIVISAPDSGTVAAIGYAEESKIPYDEGLIKNRYVGRTFIQPTQELREIGVRIKLNVLKENVEGKRIILVDDSIVRGTTMKRIVRMLKDAGAREVHVRIASPPVKHPCLLGMHTPNKENLIAAQKSIEEIRDKIGADSLSFLSLEGLLEAVGGENSYCTGCFSGQYPVDGDLI from the coding sequence GTGAAAGACTTGTGTGGAATCATTGGCATATACAGTAAGGAAAAAAGGGATGTACCTAAAATAATCTATTATGGACTATATGCCCTTCAACATAGAGGCCAAGTTAGTGCTGGAATGGCAGTAAACAATAATGGATATATCGATTACCATAAAGGCTTAGGATTGGCCTACGAAGTACTGGATAAGGATGTATTAAATAGGTTAAGAGGGGATATAGGGATAGGGCATGTTAGGACTGGAAGTTCTGTAAAAACCACCACTGCAAATGCGGAACCTTTGGTGGTAGGATACAAACAAGGGGCCTTAGCCTTGGCATATGACGGGAGTTTGGTAAATTACAGAGAATTAAGGGAGAAAATGGAAGATGATGGGATAATATTCCAATCCTCCATCGATACGGAGGTAATAGCCAATTTAATTGCTAGATACCATAAGGAGGATATTGAACAAGCTATAATAAAGGCGGTTAAGGATATAAAGGGCTCATATGCTTTGGTTTTAATGACCAATGATCGATTAATAGGGGTTAGGGATCCTTATGGATTGAAACCTCTATGTATTGGGAAATTAGGCAAGGATTATATACTATCTTCAGAAACCTGCGCCCTAGATACTATAGGGGCCCAATTTGTTAGAGATGTAAATCCAGGAGAAATGGTGGTAATAATCGATCGAGATATTAAATCTATAAAGACCAAGGAAGCGGACAACAAAAATATTTGTTTATTTGAAATAATATATTTGGCTAGGCCAGACAGCAAATTAGATGGAAAAAGTATATACCGTTTAAGGCGAGAAGCAGGCAGGAACTTGGCAAGGGAACATCCAGTGGAAGGTGACATAGTAATCTCAGCGCCAGATTCGGGAACAGTTGCAGCCATCGGGTATGCGGAAGAATCTAAAATTCCTTACGATGAAGGACTCATTAAGAACCGGTATGTGGGAAGAACTTTTATTCAACCTACTCAGGAATTAAGAGAAATAGGGGTAAGGATTAAATTAAATGTACTCAAAGAAAATGTGGAAGGGAAAAGAATAATATTGGTAGACGATTCGATAGTTCGAGGGACAACTATGAAGAGGATCGTAAGAATGCTAAAGGATGCAGGAGCTAGGGAGGTACATGTGAGGATTGCATCTCCTCCAGTAAAACATCCTTGCCTTTTAGGAATGCATACTCCTAATAAAGAAAACCTTATTGCTGCACAGAAAAGCATCGAAGAAATAAGGGATAAAATAGGTGCTGATTCCCTTTCTTTCTTATCTTTAGAAGGCTTGTTGGAAGCTGTAGGTGGAGAAAATAGTTATTGTACTGGTTGCTTTAGCGGTCAATATCCAGTGGATGGGGATTTAATTTAG
- the purE gene encoding 5-(carboxyamino)imidazole ribonucleotide mutase, producing the protein MKVGIIMGSISDKDIVEKTIDVLKRFDIDMEVRVISAHRTPFEAAEYARTAEERGIEVIIAAAGKAAHLAGVIAGITPLPVIGLPIKSSTMDGLDSLLSIVQMPKGVPVATVAINGAENAGLLAVQILSVKYPELRKKFKDYKLEMAEEVKEMDNKIKEIY; encoded by the coding sequence ATGAAGGTTGGTATTATCATGGGAAGCATTTCCGATAAAGATATAGTTGAAAAGACCATAGATGTTTTAAAAAGGTTTGATATAGATATGGAAGTAAGGGTTATTTCTGCCCATAGAACCCCATTTGAAGCAGCCGAATATGCAAGGACTGCTGAGGAAAGAGGTATTGAGGTAATAATAGCTGCTGCTGGAAAGGCAGCCCATTTAGCTGGTGTAATAGCTGGAATAACTCCCCTTCCAGTTATTGGGCTGCCTATAAAATCCTCTACTATGGATGGATTAGACTCTCTATTGTCTATAGTCCAAATGCCAAAGGGAGTACCGGTAGCAACGGTAGCCATAAATGGGGCAGAAAATGCTGGCCTTTTGGCAGTACAGATTCTATCAGTAAAATATCCAGAGCTTAGAAAGAAGTTTAAAGATTATAAATTGGAAATGGCAGAAGAAGTTAAGGAAATGGATAACAAAATAAAGGAGATTTATTAG
- a CDS encoding phosphoribosylformylglycinamidine synthase has product MNFKRVFIEKKEDLNIEASNLYWDFKNYLGIESLEGVRIINCYYIFNGDEKDYKAIIEKILFEKNLDHLYESSLPLKDDDRCFRVEFAPGQYNQREDAVNESIYVLLGRKDIKVKHSKVLVLKGVNDKEYELIKDYYINPVEMREIDMDFIPYEKHEEVGDEIEVLDGFILMTEEELALMREKYGLALDMEDLLFTQNYFRDREKRNPTITEIKVIDTYWSDHCRHTTFRTEIEGIEFEEGKYKMLVEKAFEEYLKSRSYVYGDREKPISLMDLATINMKEIKKKGLLDDLEESEEVNAASIEIDIDVDGRTEKWLLMFKNETHNHPTEIEPFGGASTCLGGCIRDPLSGRAYVYQAMRITGAADPRQRFEDTLSGKLPQRKITQLAMEGYSSYGNQIGVPAGYVKEIYHEGYVAKRMEVGALVAAAPKRNVVRRSPEPGDLILLVGGRTGKDGLGGAVGSSKRHTEESLERGGAEVQKGNPPLERKIVRLFRNEEVSKMIKKCNDFGAGGVSVAIGELAPGLRIDLDKVPLKYPGLDGTEIALSESQERMAVVIEKGDLESFIKYAKDEDLEATVVAEVSEDERLIMNWKGKKIVDISREFLDTNGVSKRTKVLVGSPEGRDYFHTKSFHLNGDIEKIWMSNLSYLNHSSQKGLIEKFDHSVGSGTVLMPLGGKFKLTPAEGMAAKIPVLDGETNTCSLMTYGFDPDLSRWSPFHGGMFAVIESLAKITAMGGDFRKARLTFQEYFERLGDNEKKWGKPFAALLGAFMVEKELDVPSIGGKDSMSGTFEDIHVPPTLISFAVAVDKVENIISPEFKESGNMVALIPLDIDEKGMVDFGQLKRNYTQIKELIDAGKIISASSVKTGGVARSISEMAFGNKIGFRFSEEFHEEELFLPLYGSIVVEIKGELEEVLRDIDYRILGATIEEEFIEIAGVKLDLDKLIDEWIKPLIDVFPISEGRFLESKESHYVHGNRRKSINKIAKPRVFIPVFTGTFGEYDMEKAFKNAGAQVDTFVFKTLYLDEIEDSIKEMANRIRNSQIIGLPDGAILGAEPDGGGKLLANILRNPYIEEAIMELLSNRDGLVLGIGAGCKGLIKSGLLSYGRIQDLDEDSINITYNKSGYHISTMAKIRIVSNLSPWFNNRDVGEIEILPLSTKEGRIVGSERAIEELIKKGQIATQYLDENPTGSIYGIESLTSPDGKILGRIANPDRIGRGLYKNVESSEEGKLFKAGVDYFG; this is encoded by the coding sequence GTGAATTTTAAAAGAGTTTTTATTGAAAAAAAAGAAGACCTTAATATAGAGGCATCTAATCTATATTGGGATTTTAAAAACTATTTAGGGATTGAATCTTTAGAAGGAGTAAGGATTATTAATTGTTATTATATTTTTAATGGAGATGAAAAAGATTATAAGGCTATAATAGAAAAAATACTTTTCGAAAAGAATTTAGACCATCTATACGAATCAAGCCTTCCTTTAAAGGATGATGACAGATGTTTTAGAGTTGAATTTGCTCCTGGTCAATATAACCAAAGGGAAGATGCAGTTAATGAATCTATCTATGTTTTACTCGGTAGAAAGGATATTAAAGTAAAGCACTCAAAGGTTCTTGTGTTAAAAGGTGTAAATGATAAGGAATATGAATTGATAAAAGATTATTATATAAACCCTGTTGAAATGAGAGAAATAGATATGGACTTTATTCCCTATGAAAAGCATGAAGAAGTTGGGGATGAAATAGAAGTTTTAGATGGATTTATCCTTATGACGGAAGAGGAACTGGCCCTAATGAGAGAAAAATACGGATTAGCACTGGACATGGAGGATTTGCTATTTACTCAGAATTATTTTAGGGATAGGGAGAAGCGCAATCCAACTATTACTGAAATAAAGGTAATAGATACCTATTGGTCGGACCATTGTAGACATACTACCTTTAGGACTGAAATAGAAGGCATAGAATTTGAAGAGGGCAAATACAAAATGCTAGTCGAAAAGGCCTTTGAAGAATACTTAAAGTCTAGAAGTTATGTCTATGGGGATAGGGAGAAGCCTATTAGTTTAATGGATTTAGCTACCATAAATATGAAGGAGATAAAGAAGAAGGGATTGTTAGATGATTTGGAGGAGTCTGAGGAGGTCAATGCAGCCAGTATAGAAATTGATATAGATGTGGATGGGAGGACGGAAAAATGGCTTTTGATGTTTAAAAACGAAACTCATAACCATCCAACTGAGATTGAACCCTTTGGTGGAGCTTCCACCTGCTTGGGAGGATGTATAAGAGATCCTCTTTCAGGTAGGGCCTATGTATATCAGGCAATGAGAATAACTGGGGCAGCAGATCCTAGACAAAGATTTGAAGATACCTTATCAGGAAAGCTTCCTCAAAGGAAGATTACCCAATTGGCTATGGAAGGCTATAGTTCCTATGGAAACCAAATAGGGGTACCTGCAGGTTATGTTAAGGAGATATACCATGAGGGCTATGTGGCTAAGAGGATGGAAGTTGGAGCATTGGTTGCAGCAGCACCTAAAAGAAATGTGGTGAGGAGATCCCCAGAGCCTGGAGATTTGATATTACTAGTAGGCGGCAGAACTGGAAAAGATGGATTGGGCGGTGCTGTAGGTTCATCTAAAAGACATACTGAGGAATCTTTGGAAAGGGGTGGAGCAGAAGTTCAAAAAGGCAATCCTCCGCTTGAAAGAAAGATTGTAAGGCTTTTTAGAAATGAAGAGGTTAGTAAGATGATTAAGAAATGCAACGACTTTGGTGCAGGAGGGGTTTCAGTAGCCATAGGAGAATTGGCTCCAGGGTTAAGGATTGATTTAGATAAGGTTCCTCTAAAATATCCCGGATTAGATGGAACTGAAATAGCCCTTTCCGAGTCCCAGGAAAGGATGGCGGTGGTAATAGAAAAGGGCGATTTAGAATCCTTCATTAAATATGCGAAAGATGAAGACCTAGAGGCGACAGTGGTAGCTGAAGTAAGTGAAGATGAAAGATTGATTATGAATTGGAAGGGAAAGAAGATAGTAGATATATCAAGGGAGTTTTTAGATACCAATGGAGTAAGCAAGAGAACGAAGGTATTAGTTGGAAGTCCTGAAGGAAGGGATTATTTCCATACTAAATCTTTCCATTTAAACGGAGATATTGAGAAAATTTGGATGAGCAATTTATCCTATCTAAACCACTCTAGTCAAAAGGGACTGATAGAAAAATTCGATCATAGTGTGGGCAGTGGAACGGTCCTTATGCCTTTGGGGGGGAAGTTTAAGCTAACTCCTGCTGAGGGAATGGCTGCTAAAATTCCAGTATTAGATGGAGAAACCAATACTTGTTCATTAATGACTTATGGATTCGATCCAGATCTTTCTAGATGGAGTCCTTTCCATGGAGGAATGTTTGCAGTTATAGAATCCTTAGCTAAGATTACAGCCATGGGAGGGGATTTCAGAAAAGCAAGACTTACCTTCCAAGAGTATTTTGAAAGATTAGGGGATAATGAGAAAAAATGGGGCAAACCCTTTGCAGCCTTATTAGGAGCATTTATGGTAGAAAAGGAATTGGATGTTCCAAGTATTGGCGGCAAGGACAGCATGTCTGGTACCTTTGAAGATATACATGTACCACCAACCTTAATCAGTTTTGCTGTTGCAGTGGATAAGGTTGAAAATATCATTTCCCCAGAATTTAAAGAATCAGGAAATATGGTAGCATTAATTCCACTGGATATAGATGAAAAGGGAATGGTAGACTTTGGGCAATTGAAAAGGAATTATACTCAGATTAAAGAGCTGATAGATGCTGGAAAAATTATTTCTGCTTCCTCAGTAAAAACTGGAGGAGTTGCTAGAAGCATTTCTGAAATGGCTTTCGGAAATAAGATAGGATTTAGATTTAGTGAAGAGTTTCATGAAGAAGAACTATTCTTACCTCTATATGGTTCAATTGTAGTTGAGATTAAAGGAGAGCTAGAGGAAGTATTAAGGGATATAGATTATAGAATATTGGGCGCCACTATTGAAGAAGAGTTTATAGAAATAGCTGGAGTGAAACTGGATTTGGATAAACTTATTGACGAATGGATTAAGCCACTTATAGATGTATTTCCCATTAGTGAAGGTAGGTTCCTTGAAAGTAAAGAAAGCCATTACGTCCATGGAAACCGTAGAAAATCGATAAACAAAATAGCCAAACCTAGAGTTTTCATACCAGTATTTACTGGAACCTTTGGAGAATACGATATGGAGAAAGCCTTTAAGAATGCAGGTGCTCAAGTGGATACTTTTGTATTTAAGACTTTATATTTGGATGAAATAGAAGATTCCATTAAGGAGATGGCAAATAGGATAAGGAATAGCCAAATAATTGGATTACCTGATGGAGCTATTTTGGGGGCTGAACCTGATGGAGGAGGCAAATTATTAGCCAATATATTAAGAAACCCCTATATAGAAGAAGCCATTATGGAACTATTAAGCAACAGGGATGGCCTAGTATTAGGAATAGGTGCTGGTTGTAAGGGATTGATAAAATCTGGCCTTTTATCCTATGGTAGAATACAGGACTTAGATGAGGATTCCATAAACATTACCTATAATAAGTCGGGATACCATATATCCACAATGGCGAAGATTAGGATAGTTTCCAATCTATCCCCTTGGTTTAATAATAGGGATGTAGGAGAAATTGAGATACTGCCCCTATCTACCAAAGAAGGAAGAATTGTAGGAAGTGAAAGGGCAATAGAAGAACTTATTAAAAAAGGCCAAATAGCAACTCAATACCTAGATGAAAACCCAACAGGGTCCATATATGGTATAGAAAGTCTAACTAGCCCTGACGGTAAGATTTTAGGAAGAATTGCCAACCCAGATAGAATTGGTAGAGGCTTGTATAAGAATGTAGAAAGTTCGGAAGAAGGAAAATTATTTAAAGCAGGAGTTGATTATTTTGGTTAA
- a CDS encoding DUF2935 domain-containing protein, which produces MVERKEFIQNSLELNLFFGRIMKEHMTFIQASLPVKNSNYILEADEFKRSFEGLLMETVNIANGTISKEVIASKELATPFTLDAERILEDLTGVCINRDLTLAELKLISDPDYEFTPYIENYVFNLNNRYINLLQELIDFKERLLVQFMDCNIFMFIYPNMLDHLIKEGKYYLKSLSALQEKRIPMEDILEKEVFWNDIMGEHAQYIRGLLDPTEKQLFKTADSFVHLFEKLLKETKEADEEDFCKVTNKNLEATKDIKEFKTSGTEGIIQCKIKSIINPLLADHTLREANRYIRILKKALNNC; this is translated from the coding sequence ATGGTAGAAAGAAAGGAATTTATTCAAAATTCATTAGAACTCAACCTATTTTTTGGCAGAATTATGAAGGAACACATGACTTTCATCCAAGCTAGTCTACCTGTAAAGAATAGCAACTATATATTAGAAGCTGACGAATTCAAAAGGTCCTTTGAAGGACTGCTGATGGAAACAGTAAATATAGCTAATGGAACCATATCGAAAGAAGTCATCGCTTCAAAAGAGTTGGCAACCCCTTTTACACTAGATGCAGAAAGGATATTAGAAGACCTAACAGGAGTATGTATAAACAGGGATTTAACATTAGCTGAACTAAAACTTATTTCCGACCCTGATTATGAATTTACCCCTTATATAGAAAACTATGTTTTTAATTTAAATAACAGATATATCAATTTATTACAGGAATTAATTGATTTTAAGGAAAGATTATTAGTTCAGTTTATGGACTGTAATATATTCATGTTCATATATCCTAACATGTTGGATCACCTAATAAAAGAGGGAAAATATTATTTAAAATCCCTATCAGCCCTTCAAGAAAAAAGGATACCAATGGAGGATATTTTGGAAAAAGAAGTATTTTGGAATGACATCATGGGAGAACATGCCCAATATATAAGGGGATTATTAGATCCTACTGAAAAGCAATTATTTAAAACAGCCGATTCCTTTGTCCATTTGTTTGAAAAACTATTAAAGGAAACTAAAGAAGCTGATGAGGAAGACTTTTGTAAAGTAACAAATAAAAATCTTGAAGCAACTAAGGACATTAAAGAATTTAAGACCAGTGGTACAGAAGGCATAATCCAGTGTAAAATCAAATCCATCATAAACCCATTACTTGCTGACCATACTCTTAGGGAGGCTAATAGATATATAAGAATACTTAAAAAGGCTTTAAATAATTGTTAA
- a CDS encoding ABC transporter permease subunit, with product MKRYKEYYVPIFFFILSILGIIAAKVGFNFILGELYARFIRNGIFLLALIFPIMAGMGINFSITIGAIAAQISMLIVIDIGFTPGLGSIIVILLSVVLSIVFGNMIGTLLNRAKGKEMIASMVIGFLGTSLYQIVFMVAYGTIIKPFNEDILLTRGIGVKSMLDIGEYKNLFSNMLPIKIGNIEGSLVPIIIIIIIGTVVHFITKSKIGYRMNAVGENMYLAEKVGIHVDKTRKMAVIMSTILASLAQIMFIQNLGILNVYTGHLNLDVFSSAALLAGGATFKKVNIRNAFIGIFLFHTLFIVSPLAGQNIFKNPALGEYFRSFIAYGTIVFALMINLKNLEEAKDH from the coding sequence ATGAAAAGATATAAAGAATACTATGTTCCAATTTTTTTCTTTATCCTATCCATTTTAGGTATTATTGCTGCCAAAGTGGGTTTTAATTTCATATTGGGTGAATTGTATGCTAGGTTTATAAGGAATGGAATCTTCTTATTAGCCCTAATTTTCCCCATTATGGCAGGTATGGGAATCAACTTCTCAATTACCATAGGAGCAATAGCAGCTCAAATTTCTATGTTAATTGTTATAGATATTGGTTTTACCCCCGGGTTAGGATCTATTATAGTCATATTACTAAGTGTAGTATTATCTATAGTTTTTGGGAATATGATTGGTACTTTACTTAATAGGGCAAAGGGGAAGGAAATGATAGCAAGTATGGTAATAGGTTTTTTGGGAACCAGCTTATATCAGATAGTGTTTATGGTGGCATATGGCACTATAATAAAGCCATTTAATGAAGACATTTTACTTACCAGGGGAATAGGGGTAAAAAGTATGCTGGATATTGGAGAATATAAGAATTTGTTCAGTAATATGCTTCCAATAAAGATTGGGAACATAGAAGGCTCTCTTGTGCCTATAATTATAATCATTATAATAGGAACGGTAGTCCATTTTATAACTAAATCTAAGATTGGTTATCGAATGAATGCAGTAGGGGAAAATATGTACTTAGCTGAAAAGGTAGGAATCCATGTAGATAAGACTAGGAAAATGGCAGTAATAATGTCTACCATATTGGCCTCATTAGCCCAAATCATGTTCATACAAAACTTAGGCATTTTAAACGTATATACGGGTCATTTAAATTTAGATGTATTTTCATCGGCAGCATTATTAGCAGGAGGTGCTACCTTTAAAAAGGTAAATATAAGGAATGCCTTTATTGGAATATTTTTATTCCATACCTTGTTTATAGTATCACCTTTAGCTGGACAAAATATATTTAAAAACCCAGCTCTTGGCGAATATTTTAGAAGTTTTATAGCCTATGGAACTATTGTGTTTGCCTTGATGATAAATTTGAAGAATTTAGAGGAAGCGAAGGACCATTAG
- a CDS encoding ABC transporter permease subunit — protein sequence MNRLRLETPQLIVISYLIVLAVSLKFIGISYIDMINESLIKWVMNGVLVLSLIPMINVGAGRNFGLPIGISAGLLGMCIALEFRLEGWQGFGVSVLAGSIIAVLFGYIYSVVLNRLKGNEEIVGTFAGFSFIPIMNLFWSLAPFKNRQMLYPVGGQGLRPKINLDGYFAGILDNFLKINIGKLVVPAGLILFFLILCSIVYLFQKTRMGITMAAIPENETFVKLSGININRYRRIAIIFSNVLAAVGIIVYSQSYGFIYLYDGPFMMAFPAVSAILIGGATKNKATVFNVMLGTYLYQTTFLLSVPVANALLISEMSEIIRMIVTNGIILYAFLYEGVRMKNEKI from the coding sequence ATGAATAGATTGAGATTAGAAACGCCTCAACTGATTGTAATATCCTATTTAATAGTTTTAGCGGTAAGCCTTAAATTTATCGGAATTTCATATATAGATATGATAAACGAATCCTTAATAAAATGGGTAATGAATGGGGTATTGGTGTTGTCTTTAATTCCCATGATAAATGTAGGTGCAGGAAGGAATTTTGGGCTGCCTATAGGCATATCTGCAGGATTATTGGGTATGTGTATTGCTTTGGAATTCAGACTTGAGGGGTGGCAAGGTTTTGGAGTATCAGTATTAGCAGGAAGTATAATAGCCGTATTATTTGGATACATATATTCGGTTGTATTGAACAGATTAAAGGGAAATGAAGAAATTGTGGGAACCTTTGCAGGATTTTCATTCATACCTATAATGAATCTTTTCTGGTCCTTAGCCCCTTTCAAAAATAGACAGATGCTCTATCCAGTAGGAGGACAAGGCTTAAGGCCGAAGATCAATTTAGATGGTTATTTTGCTGGGATATTGGATAACTTTTTAAAGATTAATATAGGGAAATTAGTTGTCCCTGCTGGTTTAATATTGTTTTTCTTAATCTTATGTTCTATAGTATATCTATTTCAAAAAACCAGAATGGGAATTACTATGGCTGCAATCCCAGAAAACGAGACCTTTGTTAAGCTATCAGGAATTAATATAAATAGATATAGAAGAATAGCCATAATTTTTTCTAATGTATTAGCTGCAGTAGGGATTATAGTGTATTCACAGAGTTATGGATTCATTTATTTATATGATGGGCCATTTATGATGGCCTTCCCAGCAGTTTCTGCAATATTAATAGGAGGAGCAACTAAGAACAAGGCTACTGTATTTAATGTAATGCTGGGTACATATCTTTATCAGACTACTTTTTTACTTTCCGTTCCAGTGGCTAATGCATTGCTGATATCGGAAATGTCTGAAATTATTAGGATGATAGTGACCAATGGAATAATACTATACGCTTTCCTATACGAAGGGGTGAGGATGAAAAATGAAAAGATATAA
- a CDS encoding sugar ABC transporter ATP-binding protein, whose amino-acid sequence MLKVENLSKNFNDVKALNKINFDLKKGEIHGIIGANGSGKSTFVNILFGSKHIRETGGYEGDIFIDNKRVEIKNTYDAMKLGIGMVHQELVLLGELDISSNIKINRENIIEKTKIFGDFALVDRTKNEADAKKTLLKLGVDINPRIKVKAISTNLKQFVEIAREIDNDKLKILILDEPTSSLNVEETKVLLSNLKGIAKAGISIIFISHRLEEVVNICHRVTIFKDGKIVNQYDKDDYDINKMTMDMIGKEIVQVSKKRKNNARENILSFNNVEVSYGYGHYENISLDIKKGEILGITGLAGHGQEIFGYGLMGLYDMKGDVVFKGEKIVPGDIETLIQKGIYLLPDERKELGLLLDRSVWENLVFESYDEQNRFLKYPVLGKLSPLNYKVIRGYSNNMVEKLNIKVRDIDQKVMDLSGGNQQKVCIGRAITIDPEILFVGEPTRGIDLYSKEIILDMLLELNEERNTTIIIFSGEISELKRVCDRIAVMYRNRVFKIFDGDFESEEFSLALSGRSLEGV is encoded by the coding sequence GTGCTAAAAGTTGAGAACCTTTCTAAGAATTTTAATGATGTGAAAGCTTTAAATAAGATTAATTTCGATTTAAAAAAGGGAGAAATCCATGGGATAATTGGAGCCAATGGTTCAGGCAAATCCACCTTTGTAAACATTCTGTTTGGTAGTAAACACATTAGGGAAACTGGTGGATATGAGGGGGACATTTTTATCGACAATAAAAGGGTTGAAATAAAGAATACTTACGATGCCATGAAGCTGGGCATAGGAATGGTACATCAGGAATTAGTCCTCCTTGGAGAATTGGATATAAGCAGTAATATAAAGATAAATAGAGAAAACATAATCGAAAAAACAAAGATATTTGGAGATTTTGCCTTAGTAGATAGGACAAAGAATGAAGCAGATGCAAAAAAGACCTTATTGAAATTGGGGGTAGATATTAATCCAAGGATTAAAGTAAAAGCTATTTCAACTAATCTTAAGCAATTTGTGGAAATCGCAAGAGAGATAGACAATGACAAATTAAAAATATTGATACTAGATGAACCTACTTCTTCCTTGAATGTAGAGGAAACCAAGGTATTATTATCCAATTTAAAGGGTATAGCAAAAGCTGGTATATCCATCATTTTCATATCCCATAGGTTAGAGGAAGTAGTTAATATTTGCCATAGAGTAACTATATTTAAGGATGGGAAAATTGTAAATCAGTATGATAAAGATGACTATGATATCAATAAAATGACCATGGATATGATAGGAAAGGAAATAGTACAGGTTTCAAAGAAAAGGAAGAATAACGCTAGAGAAAATATTCTATCGTTTAATAATGTAGAGGTATCCTATGGATATGGACATTATGAGAATATATCTCTGGATATTAAAAAAGGTGAAATTTTAGGGATTACAGGATTAGCAGGGCATGGGCAGGAAATATTTGGATATGGATTGATGGGCTTATATGATATGAAGGGGGATGTAGTATTTAAAGGGGAGAAAATTGTTCCAGGAGATATTGAAACTTTAATTCAAAAAGGTATATACCTTTTACCAGATGAGCGTAAAGAATTAGGATTGCTTTTAGATAGAAGTGTTTGGGAGAATTTAGTTTTTGAATCTTACGATGAGCAGAATAGATTTCTTAAATATCCAGTCCTTGGCAAGTTGTCACCTTTAAACTATAAGGTCATAAGGGGATATTCAAATAATATGGTAGAAAAATTGAATATTAAGGTTAGGGATATAGACCAAAAGGTAATGGATTTAAGCGGAGGAAATCAACAGAAGGTATGTATTGGAAGGGCTATTACTATAGATCCAGAAATCCTTTTTGTAGGGGAACCTACTAGAGGCATCGACCTATATTCTAAAGAGATTATTCTGGATATGTTATTAGAGCTAAACGAAGAAAGGAATACTACGATCATTATCTTTTCAGGCGAAATATCTGAACTAAAAAGGGTTTGCGACCGGATCGCTGTAATGTATAGGAATAGAGTTTTCAAAATATTTGATGGCGATTTTGAATCGGAAGAATTTAGTTTAGCTCTATCTGGAAGGAGTTTAGAAGGAGTATGA